The Pseudalkalibacillus hwajinpoensis DNA window AATCCTGAAAATTAAAAGGGGTTAAACAAATCAAAGGAGGAAAAATGATGAGTTTATTTGATGATAATGATTGCGGCTGTGGTAAAAGAAAAACCTCTCCTACTAGTAAATGTGATGGCTGCGTCTGCGATGAACTTAGAAAACTAAGGCCAGGACAATTAGTTGACCTAGTACTCAATGGAGAAGACGAGTTTACAGATCTAACTTTTGCTTGCTTCGATCCTAAATCTTGCTGTGTTACTTTTCTCGATGAAGATTATCCATTTATTGTGGATTGTAGAAAAATCCAAGCTATTAGACTGCTATAAAAAAACCTGTTCATATTCCTTAGTAATTAGGCACTTATATTATTTCTTGGAACTATTTCTCGGACCAAGAAATCTAATATTTGAGCCTTTTTTTCTCTTTCCATAACAAAAGAGCAGTCTACTTTGCCCCTGCTCAATATCAGTAATCGATTTTTGATTTATAATCTTCCGTATATTCAACAACAGTACAAAACTTTTTAAGTTTATCGTTTTTCATTTTCCATGAATGGCTATTTTCTTCTTTTCGAATATAAACATATCCCTTGATTGTAGAAGAAAAAATTTTAATTCCATTTAGCTTACAATCTTCACAGAAGGCGGCATCCTCTCCAACAGAAGTGTCACGAAAACCTATGTTATGAAAAACACTTTTCTTAACAAATAACGTCCCTCCCATTAAAATTGCGTTATTATAAACTTCTTCACTATTTGACATAGAGCCAGCAAACTTATAAGGATTAAAAATCGTCAATAACTTTTCACTTTCAAAAAACATATATATGCTTGTTTTCCCAACTACATTAACCTTTGCATTTTGTAAAGCTTTAAGTGATTCAGATAAATAGTGAGAGCTATAATAATCGTCATCATCAAACTTTGCAATAAAATATCCGCTTGCATGCTGAATCCCTTTATTTAAACATTTACCGAGAGATTGATTTTCATCCTCCCTTAAAATTGTTACGTTTTTATACTTTTGGCTTTTGCTTTTCCATTCATTTAAATCGATTGAATTATTATTTATTATGATTACTAATTCTTTATGCTTGTAGTGTTGTTTATCGTAATTCGATAAAATATTTGTTAAACTCTTTTCTCTATTTGTACAAGTAATAACCGAAATCACCACATTCCCTCCTTGCATAACATTTAATACTTAAGCAATTCAAACTGTTATTTAGTCGTCTACAATATTTATTTGATGAACTTCGCTGACAAGTGAAAGATAGGGAAAATGTTCAATCATTCAAGTAGCCAGCCCAAATTTTATAAAGACTTTTATTCATTTCCATGCCCATATCTTGCAGCCTTTGAAATGTACTTAAAAATTGAATTCCTTCAAGTATGATAACGCCATCAATTTTTTTATTTATAAATTGCTGGAAAATATCTTTTGTAGTTCTAGATTCAACAGTATTAACATAACGAGCTATGGTTAAATTGCAAATATTGGAAATTTGCTTGAATTCTTTGCAAGCCTGCTTATTCCCAAGTACAACACAAGTTGGTTCACATGCTCTCGCCTTGTTCATAATTATTTTTTTAATGTACTTGGCAGCAACAACCCAATCTTCATTAATGAATTCATTATTTCCTTTACTTAAGGAGCCCGAGTGTACTCTGTATTGATACAAAACTTTTGGAAGTTTATGTATCTGACCTATTTCAAACATCCTCATCCACAAGTCGTAATCATAGCAAATTTTATAAGACGTATTATAACCGCCAACTTGATTGAACACATCTTTAGAAAACAAAACAGAACCATGGCATAGAGGGTTAATGTAAAAGCGGTACATTCTTAGATGTTCACTATCTACTAAGAAATTTCCATGTTCTTCAGTTTTCAACCGATCATTCCACAAAGACTCAGATCCACTAATACATTCCTTCAGTGCACCAACAGCAACGATTTCTTGTTGTTGGTGGATATATCTTGTTTGTTCTTCTAATCTTGTTGGGAGGCTAAGGTCATCCGCGTCTTGTATGGCAATCCAATTACCGTTAGCTTCATTAATCCCTTTATTTAAAGCATTAGCAGCTCCTTGATTTTTATCAAGATGAATGACACGTACTCTTTCGTCTATTATCTGATCTAAAACTCGTTTTGTGTTATCTGTGGAGCCGTCGTTCACTATAATAAATTCAAAATTGGTATATGTCTGATGAAGGATGCTGTTAATGGCATCTATTAAATATGATTCTTCATTATACACCGCCATTACTACAGAGACGAGCATAAATGCCCCTCCATTTCTTTTCCTTATTCCTCAAGACTAATTAGGCAAAATTTAAATATGTTTTGTATAGTCAGTTGTCTGCGCAATAAATTTACTAACTTTCAATAACAGTTCTTCCGGTATTCTCCATGTGTGTTTATTATGATCACTCTCTCTTACATACACAAAGTGATCTCTGCTTCCTGAATAAACATTTAGGTTTTTCTTTATACAATTTACCGTAAATATTCGATCAACCTCTCTTATCTGAGTAGGAAATTTAACTTCATTGAGAACAGTCTTTTTGAAAAAGAGTGTACTTCCTTGAAGATATTGTTTGCCGAAGCTAGTATTATGTTTGATGTATTGATTTTCGTTTCCCGGATTAAATAAGGATAATGTCTGCCTGGATTTAAAATAGATATAGACCGTTGTTTTACCTAGAACATCTAATTTAAGTTTTGTTAATTTTGAATATGACTCTTTTATATAATCTGGTGAGTAATAGTCATCATCTTCAAAGTTAGCAATAAACTCATAGTTTGCTTTCTCTCCTGCAAAGTTTAAGCACTCCCCTAATGTATATTTTTTAGACAACATATAAACCTTAACATTGCTGTATTGACTAGCTTTATCGTTCCACGAGGTCAAATCCATAGATTCGTCATTTAGTACAATAATCAACTCCTTTTCTGGGAATGTTTGACTTAAGAAATTATTGAATACGTTTTCTAAGCATTGGTCTCTTATTGTACATGTAATTACACTTACCATTTACCATTCCTCCTTCTAAAGCCTTATTTCTGATAACCGATAGGGTTTTTTTGAAACCAATTCGAAGCTGATTGGATCATTTCATTTATTCCATATTTAGGATACCAACCTAACTCCGCTTTTATTTTTTCATTTGAAGCAATTAAAATAGGTGGATCTCCTTCCCTTCTCTTTTTATAAGAAACATTTGCTTTTTTAGTTAATATTGTTTCACAAAATTGAATGACTTCTTTAACGGTGTATCCCTTTCCAATTCCAACATTATAAATTTGATTTAGATTCTCCTTATTAATTAAAGACAATAACGCCAGAAAATGAGCATTAGCAAGATCCTCTACATGTATGAAATCTCTAATACATGTACCATCCCTTGTTTGATAATCAGCTCCCAGGACATTTACACCCTTTTCATCGTTGTCAATTATACTTTTAATTACATTAGGGATTAAGTGTGTTTCAGGTATGTGATCTTCGCCGAGGTCTCCCGATGAATCTGCACCTGCAACATTAAAGAAGCGCAATATGATATATTCCAAATCAAAAGCTTTTGAACAATCCCGAATCATTTGTTCACCCATTAATTTTGACCATCCATATGGATTTATAGGTTTTTTTTCTGCTATTTCTGTAATGAGTGCATCAGACGCTTTACCATAAACTGCACAGGATGATGAGAATACTAAAGTTTTGATATTATGTTTCTTCATCGTATCAAGTAAAATTGCCATACCTGCAACATTGTTCAAGTAGTAATGTGAGGGATTGGTAACTGATTCACCTACATAACAACAAGCTGCTAATTGAATAACAGTTGTGATTGGATATTTAATAAAAACATTTGTTAGATCCTCTTTATTTAATAGATCTCCATCGATAAATGTAGCCCTTGAATTAACGGCATCAATATGACCTGTAGAAAGGTTATCAAATACAATAACTTCAAACCCCTTCTCAGACACTTGCTTTACAACATGACTCCCTATATAACCAGCTCCACCTATTATTAATATCAATTTGAGCCTCCTGCTTGGTTATTTGCCTAAACATGATAACAACGCTATACATACTATATTGATAGGTATTGCAACAACAAATGAAATTTCAAGATCTGAGTGTAGGAGGGATATTGTGAATACAATTATTATTAGTGGCGGGGCGGGATTTATTGGATCGCATTTAGCATTGGATTTGTTACAGAAAAAGCATAAGATAATTTGCATCGATAATCTATCTTCGGGAAATATAGAAAACATAATTAAGCTTAAACAGTACGAAAATTTCTCTTTTCTGAATTATGATATTACCATTGAAGGTATTGAAAAGATAATAGAGAACAAAATAGATGAAATTTATCATTTAGCCTCCCCTGCATCTCCTAAGCAATATCAGTTACATCCCATAGATACAATTAATGTAAACACTAATGGCACACGGAACTTATTGAATCTTGCCAGAAAATGCAAAGCAAAATTCTTGTTTGCGAGCACGAGCGAGGTTTATGGAAATCCCGAAACACACCCGCAAAAGGAGGATTATACCGGGAATGTAAACACCTGGGGTCCAAGAGCATGTTATGATGAAGCAAAACGTTTGGGCGAAGTATATTGCTATTTATTCCATAGTTTATACAACTTAGAGGTAAAGGTAGTTCGACTATTTAATACTTATTCAGCTGGACTTTCATCTGATGATGGAAGAGTAATTTCAAACTTTGTTAACCAGGCAATAAATAATTTGGATATTACCGTTTATGGTGACGGAAAACAAACCCGTGCCTTTTGTTATATAGATGATACTATACGAGGTTTAAAAATGATTATGGAAGATCCCAAAACAAATGGCGAGATAATAAATATAGGGCATCCCAAAGAGCACACTATAATAGAAGTCGCTGAATTGGTTAGAGAACTAGCTAAAAGTTCAAGTGAAATTATATTTAAGCCACTTCCTATTGATGATCCAATAAGAAGGCTTCCCTGTATTCAAAAAGCAAGGTCTTTAATAGGATGGGAACCAGTAATTGACTTAGAAAATGGATTAATTAGGACAATTCAAGACTACAGTAGGAATAATATAGGTATTGTCAAGTAGTGCCGTTATTGTTTTTTATTAAAGATATCTCTTTCAAAAACCGAGAGTGCTCTTCCAACTATTTGATCCATATTGAAGTATTTATACTCAGCTAATCTCCCCAAGAAAATCACTTTTTCTTTTAGCTTCTCTGCTTCAAGATTATATTTTCTATAAAGATCTTTGTTCTCCGTTTTTGGTATAGGATAATAAGGTTCATTTATTTCCTTTAAATATTCAATCGGATACTCTAAAGAAATAGTAGTGCCTTTTGAATGTTGACCAGTTATCTTTTTGTATTCTGTAATTCTCGTGAAATTATATTCGTTTGGGAAATTTACCTGAGCTGCTTCCTGATAACTCTCACTAGAATAATGTTTATACTCAAAGTTCAAACTTCGATAAGGAAGATGACCAAATTTATAATCAAAAAAGTAATCAATTGTGCCTGTATAAACCATTCTAGTATATTTAATTGATTTTATTACTTCTTTATAATCTGCTTTCAATAAAATTTTCACCTTGGGATTTTCAACCATTTTCTTAATCATATTCGTATAACCGTTTAGTGGAACTCCCTGATAAGTATCTTGAAAATAACAGTTATTTCTACTAACAAAGAAAGGTACTCTTCCTGTCACCGATTTATCAAGTTGTTCTGGATTTAGATTCCATTGTTTTTTTGTATACCCTTCATAAACCTTATTGTAAATGTATTGAGCTAAAGTTTGAATTTCCTTTACATCAGAGTCAAGGAGTTGGAAAATAGGTATTTTATCTCCTAATGAGTACTCTTTTAAAAGTGAATTTTCTAATTTACGAGCATATTCGTGTGGAAATAATGCTTGAATCGAATTAAAGTTGAAAGGGATTGGTACTCTTGTACCTTCAATACATCCAAGCACTTTGTGAAAGTAAGGTAACCATGTTGTGAATTGAGATAAATAGTCCCAAACCTTCCTGGAATTAGTGTGAAAAATATGAGGACCATATTTATGGATCAACAAACCATGTTCATCATAATGATCAAATAAATTCCCTCCAATATGATCCCTTTTTTCCACTATTAGCACGGATTGATCTAATTCGTTAGAGATTCTTTCAGCAAGTGTACAGCCCGCTAAACCTGCCCCTACAATTACCCAATCCCACTTCATTTTGAAAGCACCCCATATCTTCTTCATAAACCCCTTATTTATCATCTATGCCTTTTCTCATTAAGTTATACATACAGATATATTAGTTTAATATACCAGTTCTAAGACTTCTTTAATCTCAATTCAGAAAGCTGTCTCCATCCACAATGAGTTTTAAATTGCGGCTCATACTCATCTCCCCACTTTTTCAAAGTATAATAGATTAACCATTCAAAAACTTGATTGTACAACTCAATGTTCTTTGTTGCATTGTTTGGATGTTGTCTATAGTTATAAAGCATTTTATCTATCCATTTTATTTCGTATTTCTCTACGATCAGAAAATCCATCCTTCTATCTTCCATATGCCTTCCTTGCCATGGATCATCTGTTGGCCATCCCCCTAACTCCTTTAGGACTTTCGTCCGATAAAGACGAGGGAATGGGACAAAATTCGATAGTAAGAATTGGTAAGGATTTTCAAAGGTAATGCCCTCTCTCCTTGGAACTTCAATTAATTTGTTTCCATTTTCATCACAATACACATCGGTTTTATTTCCACATATTAACGCTACTTTATTTGAAACATTCTGGACTTCTTGCAAAAGCACCTCTAAGGAGTTTGGAAATAGCCAATCATCAGCATCAAGCTTTAAAGTATATGGTGTATTAATCATTTTCAAACCAGCATTTTGTGCTTTTGATTGACCGTAATTCTTCTTCATCTTTATTAAAATTACTCTTGGATCCATTAAATAATGCTTTATTGTAAAAAGGCTGTTATCATTTGAACCATCATCTACAATAACAACCTTCCAGGATTGATATGTTTGTTGAAATACACTTTCTATAGCCTGCGCTAAGTAGGAACCTGGATTAAAAGATGGAATTAATACTGTTACATCCTGTTTCATATCATCCTCCACCTTCCGAATTCAAGCAAAATATTAAACACTAATAATAAGAAGTTAAAAACTACTTAAGGATCATCGACAATTATTTAGGTTTTAACTCTGCTAAAGTTTTCCATCCATTCACAACTGTGAAGATTGGATCATAGTTATCTCCCCATCTCTTTAGCGCATCTCTAATATTCCATTCGATCATTTCATTCATCACATATAAGTTTGTAGTTAAATTACTCTCATGTTTTCTATAATTATATAAAAGTTCATCAATCCAAAGTATTTTGTATTTTTCAATTAATCGAACGTCAATCCTTCTATCTTCAACATATCTTCCTTCATAAGGATCATCTGTTGGCCACCCTCCTATTTCTTTTAATGCTGAGGTTTTGTAAAAACGAGGATATGGTACATAGTTTTCAAGTAGGAAATCATATTTGTTATCGAACAACCTCCCACCTGTTCTATTATATTTTCCAAATGTTTTACCTTCTTTAGTCTGGTAATGAACGGTTTTATTTCCACATACTAACGCAACATCATCGGACATGGTTGTTGCAATACGTAGTAAAAGTTCTATCGTATTTGGATACAACCAATCATCACTATCTAACATTAGTATATATGGTGTATCAATTACCCCTAGTCCTTTATTCTGGGATTTTGACTGTCCTATATTTTCTTCGTTTTTTAGTAAAGTAACTCTTGAATCATTTAAATAGTCTTCAATATTTAATAAACTGTCGTCAGTAGAAGCGTCATCTACGATAACATGCTTCCAATTTCTGAAAGATTGAGAAGAGACACTTTCAACAGCTTTTTCCAAAAAAACACCAGGATTATAGGAAGCTGTTAAGATAGTGACCATATTTTCATCATTCTTCACAATTATCCCTCCTACTTTTTAGCTAATGCTGTTAAAACAAGTTGATAATTAGGGTCTACATAATTAAATAACGTCGGAGGAAGTTGTTCTTTAGGACATCCATCTAATAAGGCTTTTGCCAGGGCTAAATTCCCATAATTTTTTACGGAGAGTATATGCGTAGAAGGGATAACTTCTTTTAATAATTTGTTTAAAGATAAGTTCGTAAACCTCCAATAATCCCCATGAAAACTCGATTCACAACTTTGACTTAATCCTGTTGTTGTTAACAGTAAGGTTCCACCAGGCTTTAAAGCATTATAAGTGTTAGAAAGCGCAGATCTGATATCATAGATAACATGAAGTACCTGGGTTAAAATAATACAATCGAATACTCCAACTGGTATATTTTCTCCCGTCTCTAAATTCCCTACAATTGTAGCAGCTGGCGAGTCAATTAAATTCAGTACTTCACTTTTTTTTACATTTGTTCCATAACGCTTTGTATATTCTGCATCACCGACTTCTAATACTGATCCATAAATATATTTCTTATTTAATTCTAAAAAATTCTCTATATAATACCGATCAACTGGTGTACCTAGATCAAAACCAAATTCTTTGCTCAATGGTGCTAATGAGTAGTTCCTATCCATATTCATTTCCCCTTCTTTTTTTAAAGTAATAGACTGTATCTGTTAATCCATTGTCTAAATCACGAATTAAACTCCATTTTAATTTAGACAGAGCTTTCCCATTGTCTAATCTGCTAAATAGTATATCTCCTTGTTTTGCTGGCATATAATCTGGTTCATAAAAATGGTTGAATTTAGCTTTTAAAATAGAATACAGTTCGTTTATACTTGTATCAGTATTAGTAGAAATGTTAAATACTTGGTTTTTTCCTAGATTAAGTGATTTAAAAATTGCTTCAGCCACGTCTTTAACAAAAATGAAGTCTCTTCTTTGAGTTCCATCTCCATATACATTAGGTGTTTTGGAGTTAATCAGGTTATCAACAAATACTGAAACTACCCCACTTTCACCTGTGGGATTTTGACGTGGACCGTATACATTTGATAAACGAAGTATCGTATATGGAAGATCGTAAAACTTCTCATAAAACCTGATATATTCTTCGGCGACTAACTTTGATACTCCGTAGAAAGAAGACGGCTTGAGATCTGACGTTTCTAATAATGGTATATCGCTAAGATTTTCCTTATATACAGCTGCAGTTGATGTATAGATTATTTTTTTCACTTTGTGTGTAATACATAAATCCAGGAGATGGATTGTTCCTAATATATTTATCGATGCATCTTCTAAAGGTGATTTGACAGAATCAGATACGCTAACTTGTGATGCCAAATGAATAACGTATTCCGGTCTTTCTTTTTCAAATATCTTTCCTAAATTAGTTGAATTAAGCGATATTTCATAAAATATTGCAGAACTATTCACATTATTTTTTTGACCTCTACACAAATCATCAACTACAATAACACGATAACCTCTTTCAATTAAAAGATCGACGACATGGGACCCAATAAACCCGGCTCCTCCTGTAACCAAAATATTCACATCATACCCCCTGAGCCAATCATTATAGTAGAAACATTTTTAAAATATAATATTTTTCAGCATAATTGCATCCCATCTCCATACCTCGTTTTTCTGCCCATTTTTTCACACTTTCTGGAGAAATCAAGTGGCTTGGTTCCCTAATCTGAGAAGTATGCTTATTAAGTGCATGAATTTTCATATCTATCGATTTTGATATATCTAAATACAATTCCCCTGCTTCATTAATCTTTGGATATTGCCATACCATCAAGGGATATTCAAACATCGCGATTAGTTGATATGATTTATTAGGTGCTGGCCTTAAAGCAGACATACATGCTCTAAATAACACTTGATGATCCTGATGAAAGCTGGGATATGGTATAAACACCATAGTTGGTAAAAAACCATTTATTATGGTATCTAGCTTTGTCACTATTTCATTCATGGGTATAGTATCTAGAAAGCTCTCATGCGATCGATACAATATGTCGTATTCTGTGCATCCTAATAAACTTAGTGCATTTTTCAACTCATTTTCTCGCGTTCTAGCGGTGACTATTTCTTTGATTTTATGTTCAAAGCGAATATCACCGATTGCACCAATTACGACTTTTACTTGATTCTTGAATCTACATGCTTTTTCAATCAGTCCTCCACACCCGAGAATTTCATCATCCGAATGAGGAGCGATAATAAGAATTCGTTGTTTTCCTGTTTCAATCACTATAAACCCCCACATTCAAAAAGAAATTTCATTCTGATAATTTTTACATTTATTATATGTTTGAACCTCTTTTAAAACTGCCTTCTTTATATAAGATGAGATTACTGCCTCTTTTAAATGAGTTAAAGTTATAGGGTTTCACTGCTTTATTAAAAGCTTCCGTGCACCCCGGTATTATTCGGTCGTGTAATTCGATAATGAGTATATTGATCTTGTTTAACCAGTTTTTGTGTCCTTCATTAGTAAATAATTCTTTTTCTGCACCTTCAACGTTCAACTTTAATAAATCTATTCTTTGCATTTTATATTTATCCATTAATGATTCAATTGTCACTGCCTTTATAGATTGTGGTTTTGATTGCTCTGACTCCCTTACAACTAATCCCCATTCACCAAGGCCCACGTCAACTACTTCTAAATAAGTATTTTTACTCCATAGTCCCGAATGGATTGGAACAATGTTTTTATAATTTTTTGTATTTTCTGCAAGTACTTCGTAATTTGATTGATCAGGTTCAATTGCAACGATTTGTGCATTAGGATAATTATTAGCAAAATAAATACTAGTATAACCAGCGTTAGCACCTCCATCTATAATCCATTTAGGTTCAAATGATAGTGGTTTTAGCAAATACTCTTTATCATAAAAAACATACTTTAAAGAACTTAAATCAGTTGAGTTCTTTCTGTAACAAATTGGCTCATTAAAACCACTTACTTTTTTGTATGCCTTCTTATAATACTTCACCATTCAGCACTCCAATTCGGATAATATTTTTAGTCAAACATAGAAAGTCATTAGTTGCTAAGAATGACCATTGATGAGTACAAATCATTTATCTGTTTAGTAACCTTATATAATCCTGCTCCTTACCAATGTCATACCGATCTCCAGTACATTCTTTAGCAAAAAATACTTCTTCTTTCAACATTAGCTGAATTGCATCTGTTAATTGAATTTCTCCACCAAAATCTGGCAAAACCTCACTCAAATACTGATAAATCCCGGAGTTAAATACATATCTTCCAGTTACCGCATAGTTTGAAGGAGGGAAAATCTTGGGTTTTTCTACAATCTCTTTTAAACGATAAAGACCTTCCGAAACTAACTCGCCCTTAATAATTCCATAATCTTTCAACATTTCATTTTGCAATTGTTTTACAGAAATTACATTTTCATTGTACGATTCAAATATCTCTATTAACTCTGCTAACGCTGGTTTACCAACATAAATATCATCTGGTAACAACACAGCAAATGGATCACACCCAGTAAATGGTTCTGCAATTTTGAGCGCATCACCAAGCCCTTTTGCATGCGATTGACGCACATATTGTATATGAACGTCGGGAACAGTAGTCTTCTCAAGTAAATGCGTCTTATTTACCCTTTCCAGAAATGCTTCTAATTCAAGAGAATGGTCAAAATAATCCATTATTAGATTTTTCGTTCTTGAAATCACGATAAGAATTTCTTCTATTCCAGAGGCGACAGCTTCTTCGACTACATAATGGATAGCTGGTTTCCCACCAATTGGAAACATCTCTTTTGGTATCACTTTTGTAATTGGCAAGCTCCTGGTACCGTACCCTGCTGCGGGAATTACCGCTTTCTTAATCATATGCCTTCACCTTCCACGTTTATTTACTTATAGCCTATTCGGTTTAAATAACACAGTAACTTGTCAAACATAAATCAGGCAGTTTAGTTCATTTTTTCCTTTAACAATATATTAGACCATTACCCATTTTACGACCGCCATTCGTTTTAATCACACCAACTACCTATCGCCAAATACAATATAGAGTTAAGAATGTTGAAATTTAATTTAGTGGACATTGGAGGAAAGACAGAGATGGACATATGTATTGTTGGCGCAGGCTATGTAGGATTAACCACAGCGGGCTTGCTAGCGGACCTTGGTCACAATATTCACTGCATTGACAAAGATGTTAAAAAGATTGAAAACTTAAATAAAGGAAAGTCTCCGATCCATGAACCTGGATTAGAAGAACTATTAAATAAAAATCATCAAAATGGGCGACTAATTTT harbors:
- a CDS encoding FkbM family methyltransferase; the protein is MVKYYKKAYKKVSGFNEPICYRKNSTDLSSLKYVFYDKEYLLKPLSFEPKWIIDGGANAGYTSIYFANNYPNAQIVAIEPDQSNYEVLAENTKNYKNIVPIHSGLWSKNTYLEVVDVGLGEWGLVVRESEQSKPQSIKAVTIESLMDKYKMQRIDLLKLNVEGAEKELFTNEGHKNWLNKINILIIELHDRIIPGCTEAFNKAVKPYNFNSFKRGSNLILYKEGSFKRGSNI
- a CDS encoding UTP--glucose-1-phosphate uridylyltransferase gives rise to the protein MIKKAVIPAAGYGTRSLPITKVIPKEMFPIGGKPAIHYVVEEAVASGIEEILIVISRTKNLIMDYFDHSLELEAFLERVNKTHLLEKTTVPDVHIQYVRQSHAKGLGDALKIAEPFTGCDPFAVLLPDDIYVGKPALAELIEIFESYNENVISVKQLQNEMLKDYGIIKGELVSEGLYRLKEIVEKPKIFPPSNYAVTGRYVFNSGIYQYLSEVLPDFGGEIQLTDAIQLMLKEEVFFAKECTGDRYDIGKEQDYIRLLNR
- a CDS encoding PIG-L deacetylase family protein is translated as MIETGKQRILIIAPHSDDEILGCGGLIEKACRFKNQVKVVIGAIGDIRFEHKIKEIVTARTRENELKNALSLLGCTEYDILYRSHESFLDTIPMNEIVTKLDTIINGFLPTMVFIPYPSFHQDHQVLFRACMSALRPAPNKSYQLIAMFEYPLMVWQYPKINEAGELYLDISKSIDMKIHALNKHTSQIREPSHLISPESVKKWAEKRGMEMGCNYAEKYYILKMFLL